gggctgcagaacgctgggcccaggccaggagcagagccctgggctggctgctggtacCCCAAGCCGGCAGGAAGGCTGAGCAGGGTGGAGGCccagaccccagctggcagggggtcaggcggctggaaccccagacaaGTAGCGAGGTGAGCGGGGCCAGtatcccaggccggcagcaggcggAGCAGGGCCaatggccaggaccctggctggcaaggggctggtgGCCGGTACCCCAGACCATCAGCGGGCTGAGCTGGGTGGCGGACAAAACCCCAGACCGTCAGTGGCTCACCCGCTGTCGGTCTGGGGTTCCActagctcctgccagccagggtcggGGTCGCCAGcaccgctcagcctgctgccggcctggggttccgtccgccagctcctgccagccagggtcccacccgctggccctgctcagcctgttactggcctggggttccgttcacccaggcaggcagcaggctgagcagggccggcagccgggaccctggctggcagcagcatgccagttaaaaaaaaaaaaaaaaaatcggctcgcgttccacctttggcatgcatgccgcaggttgccgacccctggattagttcttgttttctttttccccagaCCATTACTTGGCAGGCAAAAGTATGGCTCACCACTATGACCTCACTTTTTCAAAGGTGAAAGGCACTAGTAGTAAGTTCATTTGCATCAAGGAGCTTTCTCCCACTCCTGACCagacataattttaaaaagctggatACTAAGCAAAGGGAAGATTCCTTCTCCCTGAATCTAGCTCAATATACAAGTACAATTAACTATTACTCTGCTGACAGCCATCTGTTTTTTCCAGTCCTTTCCCTCGCCTCAGCTTCATGCCCTCTCCTGTGATCCTCTATATCCATAAGGCATCACTTTTTGTTTGCTAAGTACATGGTCCCCCTCTGAGTGGCTCCTTAACATACACATCTTCCTAAACTTTTCCTTTAGTGGTCTTCCCAAACATTCCCTTACCTGAACTGCTGTCCTATTTTCTCTCATCTCAGTTAGTTAGTAAGgtagctcttcagggcagggaccataaaatcaaagaagattagggttggaagagatgtcaggaggccatctagtccaaccctctgttcaaaggaggaccaaccccaaataaatcatcccagccaggactttgtcaagctgggccttaaaaacctctaaagatggagattaaATTACTAGAATGAATTTCATTGAAGACACTACTGAAAGAGCAAATTCTGCTCACAGGAGGAGTAGTCCCACTCAGTTTAAGGGGGATTACTTTTGAGAGTAAGGTAAGCAAGTTTTGGCCCATGTCTTCAGAACCAGAAAAGGACAGAGAACCCCAggcttccactgaagccaatgagagaaTTACCAAGCTATTTTGTGTAAAAAGTATTTTGATATTTATCTACACTGTATAAAAGCTACTTCATGGTGTTAAATACTGAAAGATCATTGACAGTGCAATGCTTAACCATGGGTAATTTCAGTATCCACCCTTTCCTGTTTTATAAATCCAAGGTGTTAGAAGCCTCTGAAATAatatcatcaatcatcatcatcatcatcaaaagaATGGCAAAACGATTCTAAACAAGAAACCCCATAATTCCTTGGAATTTACTGTACTGCATTGTATATAAATTTTGAAATCTGAAGACAAACTAAACTGCATTCAGTTAAAGAATGGGAACGTCATTCAGGCAAGACAAAAACCCCACCATGCCTAATAACATGCTAAGCAACCATAAAATACTGAATTAAGTTTGTGATATTCCTATTCAAGGCAGATAAGTATGAAGAGTTGCTCCCGATATAAGAACAACATTGATCTCATATGTTATGAGCTAAGAATGAAGATTATAAAAACTTTATAAGAAGCCAAGAATGTCTCTGTTATCAAGAGTAGTTTTCCTCACAATAGGATAAATGGAAAAATTCAGAGCCAAAACAGGTAATACATATGGTTATAAAATGTTCTAGAAAATGTAAGAAATtagctttaaataaaaaaaaaaaaaacaaaacaaaaaactcataCATTATTGAAGTCAAAGTTGTTAAATATATAAGCTGTCAATTGATTTACTAAAATATATATAGTGTCAAATTCTgccttttttgctttttaaaaagcaacaaaggCAAGCCTTCAGTCAGCAAATTGCaaccatttaatttttaaaatttatttttaattcagattGAAGTGATGCATGAAGCCAGTCAAGGTGGGTCCAGCAGAGTCCTGGTGATGAGTGAAAGTGAGGAGAATCTTTCCACTAGGAGGAGGTAAGGATGCAGAGGAGTCTTGTTAGTGACATAAAGTAATGTTTTTCTTTTGCCTTAATAGAAGGCAGGTTTTTTTATTCAGGGATAGTACATCTCTCAAAAGTACGTGTTTTCTCTAAGACTAGATTTATCATTCATTAGGACAGTCAGTCACCcaccatattaaaacacatttggGATTCTGCCCAAGAAAAGTCATCAAAACCAAGGTATGAGGGAGAgtatatttttgtaaataaaggaggctcattttgcatttatcagttaaatttaaaattaggattattatttatataaaatggcACTTGTGGTCTTAACTAAGAATGAGCTTGCATATTCATCATCAAGAAGTTTACATACAAATATCTTAAAGTATCATGGGCTTAAATAACTCCTTAGCAAGAGAAGATTGTGAGAGACCAGGAAACGTTAAAGgtatgtggctttttttttttttttttttttttaagtgcatacGGTAATGGCTTGCGGTCTCTAAATTTTAGGAAGACTTGTGAAATAAATTTGGAATTAAGTTTGAGTGCATGATCCTGAACACAAACCACACggagacagtaaaaaaaaaaaaacaccaaatagttCTATGTGAAATAGAATTACTTTCATTAAATCtaggataaaaaaaaattcagctgatccagccctccttccctctgttttCCTCTTGGTGTAGTTCCTTGACTCTTCATTGTCCATATATCTTCTAGATCTTCATACAAAATTGTCTAATGGCAATTCATAGCAATTAATCTAGATTtgtgagagatttaaaaaaaacaggtaaATATTTAATCTGAAAAGTAATTTTAGTATGTTTCTTGTGAAACATTAAGTGGGTGTGCTGAATTGAAACTTTATTGGAGACAGTCAGGTTTATATTCCCTATCCATTTTTCAATCCTCTCTACTGTATGTGCGCATTTTATTACTACCTCACACGGTCACTTCTGTTAAAAATGCTACTATTCAATACAAAAGTTTTTACAAGAGAGCGTAGGAAATAAAGCCTAGATTTGCATGTACATAATATTGCAGGTGCTGAAGATGCACTGTTCTTGAAGCCCATACCATTATAAAGgcagcagattttaaaaggtgtaAGGGTTATTTGTTTATTTGAAATGAACCTGTATTAACTGATGTCATTTCCAAGTTCGTAGCTCCTAGTCAGATGCTTATCTTGGGGATGGGCGCAAGTCAGAACTGTAGAAGAGATTGTTTTCTCAGTGATTTTCTCTCCTCAAGGCCAGATTTGCAAACCCAATCCACAAGTAATATGGATTTAACACTGTTGTATGACTGAAAGTTATCTGTGGTGAATGTGAGATGTTCAACTTGAAGAGCCATGTTTCTGGCTGAATTTTGCCTTTACTATTATTACTTGTAACACCTCAagttaaaaacattttcttttcgtTTAATTTATATACAAAATGGTGTCAAATGCAATGTCAGTTTTCCAGTATATAATCCATTAGCAAAGGAGAAACTAAAATGCATGTCAAAACTAAAAAGATCCTTATCAACAGGTGgattaggggggaaaaaatttaaagcttttttcccccccaaaaaacgcTTCAGgacacaggcccagatcctcaaaaggtatttaggctcctaacttccacagaagtcaatgggagttttatcaaataaaaatgattttttaaaaaaaaggtagtGAGTTAAAAATATTGACATCTCTTAAAACTAATATTAAAATCTTCAAGCCTCTAGAAGACAAGTAGCAGTCTTGAATATAGATTTAATAAGTTAGAGCAGCAGAGATTTTTAACAAAGCAGTAGTGTGGATACTCTAAACTAGTTCCATGAACAGCAATTTTAAAGAATTTTCAAAACTAACTTAATTTTGTTCCTAGTATTGAGAGGGATACCACTTTAAGGTTAGCAGTAATGTGGATCTTTAACTCTATCTGTTCCCAATAAGGCTAACAGAGACATTCTCTTAGAATGCAAATAGCACTGCTCCTGGAGTTGAAGAACCTACCTCACTGACGCCTAAAACTTCCATTTGGGAGGAACAACAGTCATCTGCCAAATATGAACATTCATTTGTTCCTCTCTTACTGAAGGTCTCTGTGTGGCTTTAAAATAAAGCAACTATTTGAGGAGTTCCATAAAAGAAAGTTGTAGAAAAAGTTAATGTTGGAAAGCAAGCTGGGGGAGCTTTCAGATCTTAGGGAGGGAACTTATTGTAAACTGAACAGCAATCCCACTTGTCAGTTAACAAGAAACACAAAGCCCAAATCACTGGATCATTAAGGGAGTCTTCCACAGAGTCCTCCAGTGGAAGACAGGTAAATGCAACATGGGATCTCAGGGGTGAGCAAAAAGATGTGTGTTCCATCAGAGATGACAAGCCAAAAGGAGAAGTTAAAAAGGCCGACACATTAAACagagaaaaagacaaaaacaacaataaaacccAGCACATACTAATGTGGGGTTCAGGTCTTCTCTCAAGAAGGGACTAAACGGTGTATTCAGAATTCAGTTTTAAAGCACGGAAGCTGAGGATGTCAGGTACAAGAAGGGCAATTCTGAAAGCCAAAAAGGTTTAccagcttaaaaacaaaacactacacaAAACCTGTTTATTCTAAACAGAAAATTTTTACAAAAACAATTGTCTTTTGTGATAGAGCAAAAAGTTTCAAgaataaatatttgtataaaaatTAGTAATATCAAAGGAAACTTGATGCAAACCAAACAAACAGGTAAAAACAATTTCAGCATTAAACATTTTGTGCAACAATGTCAAAACTGCTAATTGAGAAGAAGTGACCATTCAGGCTGGTGCATGTTTTAATTgtgaaaataaaacatgaaagcCCTGCATTGGAGCACTGACATGCCTCtctctcaaaacaaaaaaaacctaaatgAAGGAGTACAAATTTTAAGTCAATGTTTAGAGCCAAAAGGTTAAGAAATTTTCTAGCTTCTCCATTCTTTGAAAGGAGTGCCATCATATTTTCTTCAAATTTATAAACCCTTTCTCTTAATATGCAGCAAAACATCATAATACAAAGCCAAATTACAAACAAAGTCCTTTTTAAGATAAGGAATATTCCTAACAAAACAGACCGGCTGTAAACAAAAGCATTTCAATGGTCAAGAGGGACACTGATCTTTTCACCCAATGGCAGATTAAGTTTTAAAGTAAAGTAAAATTACAAGTTATAGATGCTAATTTAAGCCCCAGTTTTGCAAACAAGtaagtatatgcttaactttactcaagTGAGTCAAGTTAATCTCTACatttgcttgcaggattggggtcttaatTGTATACTCTAGAAGCATACTGCATTTAAACTATTTTATACTAGCTGGGATTTCTATCAGGTCATTTCTGCCACAGGTTATTGTCAATTCAAAGTGGCTAGTGCAATCAAAAACGTTTCCAACAGTTATAAAAGTATTTCCACAGTGCAATGTATTTTTAGATTTCTCAGAAATTTAGATCTATAACTTGTAATATTTTAGTTATTTTGCCATTTAACTTCAACATTGGTTAAGCAAAACTAGTTTTGAGTAGTATAAGTCAACCTCTTAAGAGCATGGATTAACTGGATTTGTTTTGCTGTAAACATTTTAGAGCTGAAGAATTATCTaacattatccagcaggatagGATAAATTTCTCATTTTACAGCCATCACTTTTGCATTGGTGGTAATAGACTAAGTCTTGCTTTGTAGGTTTCTCTGTATAGTCAACACCTGGATCCAACTATGGTCAGTCCAGTGGTTTCCTTACCCCTTCACTCTGGAGAAACACTTAATCTGTATGATTACTCATTCTAGTAGATATCAAGCTCTTATCCCAGTTGGAAGAGTAAGAGTAGCTTGCATAGAGGCAAATATCAATCATGCTCCAATAACCAGCTGACAGAAGTTCTCTCCTGGATCTTGTTGACACTAGCCTTTCCCCCCTCCTGCAAGATGCCTGTGTACAACCACTGATGCAGCCCTACAGATGGTGGCAATAGAGCGAGCACTAGCTTAAACAAGAAGGTGCACACAGCTGCCTGCATTGTAAATGAGCATATCATCTAGACCTGCCCTGAGCAAAGCTAGAGTTAAATATGGTGACTGGTCTACTTTAGTGCTCCCACATGGTCATCTACAGCATTGTTGGTCTGTCAGTGCTGGGAAATTTAGGGAAAAAGGCTAGTGTGGATATTCTCTTAGAAAGCAAGTAGCACCTCTCTTGGAGTTGAAGAGTCCACCTCCTAGAACATGACAAAGTTCCACTTAAAAAGTGACAGACTCATTGTCATTTCCAGCCTTTGTTTTGCATTTCTGCTGCTATGCCACTGGATGAAGATTTGAATTCAAGCATTCTGAAGTGAAGTGATTTTATGACCCTGTTCACATTGGAACTCATACCAATGTCAAACAGCTCTCAAAATAAGAGACAAACACCACTTGCATCTACATCTATCAGTATCCAAACAGCTACTGTGGCTTTGGCTACTAGAGTTACTAACAAATAGTTGTCCACAAAGTACACGGAAACATTGTTACAACCAGACTGATAAGAAGAGCATTGAGTCCTTCTCCCAGAGCTCAGTTTTAGAGGTTTTGGACATGGTTATGAACTATCAGGTTAcaaacagtggtggtggtggtcagggttTTAATAGCACCTACttctagcctttgtaaactgaagGTTAAGCTTTTTGCTCATGTTAAAGAGGCAAGAGTAACATATGCAATAGATTTGGTTAAAGAGAAAGATACAGATTTTCTATTTTGACACGGACTTCTTCACATGGCCATAAGACAAAGATCTGTGCTTGAAACCAATTAGATTAAAAGAGGACAATTTAGTGGATTCTTTGTAATTCTCTTAATAAATGTTGCATCTTTACCTGTTACAATCAATATTTCACCCTATCCCTTCTTTGTGCAGTCTACCCTTACTTTCAGCTCCTCACATCTTTCTCTGTTAGTGCTCATGTTGCACAAATTTGGCTTCTTCAACTTTTTGAATAATCTGAACTAACTACGTTATGACAGACTTCCCTTGAGTTATTTAATGGAGAAGTTTAACTTGTCTTCCCTCTTGAAAATTAACCAGGGAGACAGAAGTGTATTTTTGAAAGAGACAACTGGAAGGCCATACTCAATACACATGCTCTTAGTTTACTAATGACTGACTGGAGTGTTTAAAAATACCACTTCAGAAAGcgttttcagatttaaaaaaagttacttaattttcaaaatgttgctgTAGTTGAAGTAGTGTTGCAGAAGTTATTAATGTACCTTCCTGTAAATTCCTGTTCTAAACAGAGCTCGTGTATTACCTGAAAGCACCAGTTAGAAGGACAGTGTGAAtgccatttccccccacccaaatGTTGTGCAGGATTTACGTAACCTCAAGAGAACAAAATGTTTTAGCAAGCTTTCACCTCTAGTACCATTTGtggattattttgatttttaaagagtCATTTTGCTGAACTGTATACAGAAATGGTGACCATTTGACTAGTTTACTCAGACTTTAAATTGCCATCCTACTCTTCTACTCATGGTACCAGAACtatcatttccttttgtttggaaaGGGCTATTTATGGATGTTTAAGTAGCGCATCAACTGCAAGTCATTGCCTTGAAACAATGTGCCTTAATTTACATACTCATTTTCAAATGGAAGAATGTAATTAACAAGGGTTATTGACAAATTCTGTACTCCCAAGTTCAATTACTTTTCAATAtctaaaaaaatgaaatcagttaATATCTATTCAAGACTTAAATCCCTTGAAAACGAGTGTAAAAATACAGGGTGAAGTATGTGGAAACTAATACAGCAATAGAGAGATATTCTGATAAAGTTCCTGAGCAGAATAATTTGGGATCTATTTCACATTTTAATCTTACCTCTTTTCATGCTTACTTATGTATATATTGGATAAACAGTTAAAAGTTGTCACTCCATTTTGGCTCAGTGAATCTCTATGCAGATATTCAAGTATTAGGAAAATGCAGCTGAACAGGGATACGTGTCCTCATAGTGTAGTTTGCAAAGAAGCATAATGTTAACTATTTTGCAATATAGTCTACCCAAAAATCTAGAGGAAAAGCTTTTGACTTTTGGATCTGTTGCCTGCTTCCAAAGGTGATGAAGGTCTGCCACATGTCCATGGGAGGTTATCATTTTGTTATAGATGCAGGGATGATATGGAGCCTTTCCTTCCCCAGAAAAGAATACATGATATTGTGGTACAATTCCCATTTTATTGGCACAGAGACCCATGAAAACATCATCTATATAAAGACTTGTATTAAGGGTCTGTGAAGCCTCATATACTTTAGCTGCTACATCACTTGATACTACATATGCGGCTCCAGCTGTGTAGTCAGGATAAGAAGGCCACTGGTACATTTCATATGGAACATAGTATTTGCTAGTCTTATCTCTCACGGGAGGAGCTCCACGATGGACACGCCCAATCCAGACATCTTGAATACCAATTTCCACTAGACTTTGGAGATATGCAACAAGATTTGGCATGTGAATAAAAATATCATCATCTGCAGACATAATGAACTTGGCATGTGGGCAGTATGCATTCACCCATCCAAACTGCAAAAGTAACTTAAGGGTAAGATTGTGAAAAGTATCCAAGAAGTCTTGTTGGATCAAATCATTATACTTCTGGTCTTCCTTTAGAAGTTTTCTTTGCATCTGTGCTCTCTGCATATGATCTGTTGGTCGTCCTAAAGCAAAAACAGTTTTAATGTTGGCATTAAGATGAGAATGTACATATTTCTCATTACCCCAGGTTTGTCGAATTGCATCTCGCCGATACCGGTTTTCTGGAGAAGTCTTTACAAACAATAGAAGGAGGACCTCTTGCTGTTGACATTTCTCCTTGTGGTTGATCAAATACTGGTATCTTGCTACCCTGTCCAAGTTGTCCCTGCTAACGGACAGGCTATTATTCACGAAGTTGTAGCTATTTATGAGGTATCTGTAAGAATAGGACTTCATATGGCTCACAATATGATTATCAAGTGGTGTCCAGAAAATCATGAGAGACAATACAAAGCAAGTGGCAAGTATCTGCACAAACTGGCATTTTTTGACTTTCCTGGCACTAACAAACATTCTGATGCAGTCCCTTTAATACTTGTTCCAGTTAAGGATCAGTGTATTTAGGGTGGTGTTCTTTTCATTTGAAAGCATAGAAACTCCTTTTCACAAGAGATGTCCATTGGAACGCATGTTGCCTTTTGTACAGTATCCTTGTAATGTCAGCTATGTGCACAGATTTCACAAGTCATCTAAAAGCCATTTTGCTAGGAGTGAAAGAATGCAGAAGCGTTTAAAGGACAACACCTGCAGAGCAGATTTTTTCTTCTGCACCATCTTTAGCTGAAATAAACTGTACACTTCCAAGCTGATGTTTTCTTACACACTCCTTTGCTTCAGAGAGGTGGAGATCTATCAAaggtgggaaggggaaagaaacaaaactgTTTTAGTAAGGAGCTATATTAACCTAAAAGCAATTATATATGCAGATTCAATTGTTCTTTTTGAGAGTAAGTTATTAGTGGAAAGCCACTTAGTCTTTGTGTACATCTAGAGCAGGGAGAACCACCCTCTACATACATTGAACTgtcataaaaatgaaaaaggtaAGAGAAAGTAAAAATGATACACATGGAGGGTTTCTAAAAAGAGCTATCCTTACCTAGAAAGCTgatcagttcccagagacttttatgggggaaaagagaaaaaagagtcACATTCccccacttccagtctctatacAGGTCTCATTCTTACCTCTATCCCTGTGTAGCTTCTCACTGTTGGTTACATGGGTctcttaaaaagaagaaaaactgatttgattacatgggggggggggggacagcgaAATTGCTGTCAAAAGCAgggtcaaatgcacaaagtaaacgtGGGGAATGGGAAGATTTCCTCTCTAATCCTTCACTTACAGTAATTTTACAAGAGTTCTCAACAATAGAAGGGTAAAAAAGATTCAGACAGAAATGTGACTTTTAGGTTAGcaactgttgggggggggggggagggggcgtgagATGTTGGAATACAGATGGTCTTTATACAGTTAACTCCTTAAAATACCGGAGTTCTTTGCTACCATCTGCATGCAGAGCATGCCCTTAGGCTTCTGCCTGGTTACTTTATCCAGCTTGAATCAAGCCAggggttgtgttttgttttgtttaaaacaggCACAGACAGCAACGCTACCCCTCAGACACGGGAGGGGCGGGGCGTTAAATCTTGGTCAGAGCAGGGTGCTAAACACTCCTGACCCTTGTCTAttctccccccccgcctccacTGAGGACATATAGGGGTTAACAGCCCCAGCAGCGGCTTTTGGGCCCAAGGCAGGCAGGGTCCCAGCCAGCCCTGGGGGGCACCAGTCC
Above is a window of Natator depressus isolate rNatDep1 chromosome 9, rNatDep2.hap1, whole genome shotgun sequence DNA encoding:
- the B3GNT5 gene encoding lactosylceramide 1,3-N-acetyl-beta-D-glucosaminyltransferase gives rise to the protein MFVSARKVKKCQFVQILATCFVLSLMIFWTPLDNHIVSHMKSYSYRYLINSYNFVNNSLSVSRDNLDRVARYQYLINHKEKCQQQEVLLLLFVKTSPENRYRRDAIRQTWGNEKYVHSHLNANIKTVFALGRPTDHMQRAQMQRKLLKEDQKYNDLIQQDFLDTFHNLTLKLLLQFGWVNAYCPHAKFIMSADDDIFIHMPNLVAYLQSLVEIGIQDVWIGRVHRGAPPVRDKTSKYYVPYEMYQWPSYPDYTAGAAYVVSSDVAAKVYEASQTLNTSLYIDDVFMGLCANKMGIVPQYHVFFSGEGKAPYHPCIYNKMITSHGHVADLHHLWKQATDPKVKSFSSRFLGRLYCKIVNIMLLCKLHYEDTYPCSAAFS